From a region of the Triticum aestivum cultivar Chinese Spring chromosome 7D, IWGSC CS RefSeq v2.1, whole genome shotgun sequence genome:
- the LOC123167777 gene encoding protein TIFY 11e, whose translation MAATGSAKGLRFAAACGVLSRCIKAAEARPAATVVLPLMPGAEVPAQDDHEAGPAPANAQMTIFYGGQVLVLDEVPADRAAELLRVAAVSGTPRASCEAADGDLPMARKASLQRFMKKRKGRLAARAVPYSRPDGDAFSSNRLTLTL comes from the coding sequence ATGGCGGCGACAGGGAGCGCTAAGGGTCTACGGTTCGCTGCAGCGTGCGGTGTCCTCAGCCGCTGCATcaaggcggcggaggcgcggccggCGGCCACGGTGGTCCTCCCTCTCATGCCCGGGGCGGAAGTGCCCGCGCAAGACGACCACGAGGCGGGTCCTGCGCCGGCGAACGCGCAGATGACCATCTTCTACGGCGGGCAGGTGCTGGTGCTGGACGAGGTCCCGGCTGACAGGGCGGCCGAGCTGCTCCGTGTCGCTGCTGTCTCAGGCACACCGCGAGCGAGCTGCGAGGCGGCGGATGGCGACCTGCCCATGGCGAGGAAGGCGTCGCTGCAGCGGTTCATGAAGAAGCGCAAGGGAAGGCTCGCCGCGCGCGCCGTCCCCTACAGCCGCCCCGACGGCGACGCGTTCTCCTCTAACCGTCTCACGCTTACGCTCTAG